The Lacticaseibacillus pabuli region ACCGTGTCCACCAGCAATATGTCACGGACATGTTCCAGCTCGACTTCATCAATTTTCCAATCTTTAACATCGCGGATTTGTGTTTGACCCTGGGTGTGATTTTCGTCATGATTTACATCTTCTTCTTAGACAAGAGTGACAAATGATGGGTGTCGAATATACCAATCAGGACGGCAAGGGGCGCATCGATAAAGTGCTGAGCGAGGCCTTTAGCGACTACACACGCTCCCAGCTGCAGAACTGGATAACCGCCGGACGTGTCACAGTAGATGGCGCCAAGGTGCGCCCAGCGCTGAAACTCAAGGGTGGGGAACACATCGTGATTGATCCACCCGAACCAGAACCACTCGATACGATTCCCGAAGACATCCCCATCGATATCGTCTACGAAGATGACGACGTGCTCGTCGTCAACAAGCCCCAAGGTATGGTCGTGCATCCAGCCCCAGGTCACCGCACCGGAACACTGGTGAACGCCGTGTTGTACCACAGCAAGCTGGGCGTCATCAACGATGTCATTCGGCCTGGGATTGTGCACCGCATCGATAAGGACACGTCTGGTCTTTTGATGATTGCTAAAACCCAGCTTGCACAAGACAGCCTGTCCGCGCAGCTCAAGGCCAAAACCAACAAACGTGAGTACCTTGCCCTAGTCCATGGCAACATCAAGGAAAATTCCGGCACGATTGATGCACCACTCGGCCGCGACCATCGTGATCGCAAGAAGTTCGCAGTCATCGATGGCGGGCGGCATGCCGTGACGCACTTCACAGTTCTCGAGCGTTTTGGCAACTACACGCTAATTCGCTGCAAACTGGAAACGGGCCGCACCCACCAAATTCGCGTGCACATGGCCTACATTCACCACCCGCTGGCGGGGGACCCAGTTTACGGTCCTAGCCGCACGCTACCCGGCAACGGGCAGTTCTTGCACGCCGCCACCTTGGGTTTCAAGCATCCGCGAACGGGTGAGGAACTCGAATTTTCAGTCCCCGTACCACCGATTTTTCAGGAACGTCTGGACGAATTACGCCGTGGTATTGACAAAACTCGCAGGATTAAATAAACTTTACCTAATTAAACATTCGCCTTTAATTAAGTCCAGAGAGGCTTAGAAGGAAGTTCGTGCCCCTTAACGGGGGAATTCACCACGCCTTCAGTCCATCTCGACTGGGGGCGTTTTTCTATGCCTCAGTCCTGATGGG contains the following coding sequences:
- a CDS encoding RluA family pseudouridine synthase, producing the protein MGVEYTNQDGKGRIDKVLSEAFSDYTRSQLQNWITAGRVTVDGAKVRPALKLKGGEHIVIDPPEPEPLDTIPEDIPIDIVYEDDDVLVVNKPQGMVVHPAPGHRTGTLVNAVLYHSKLGVINDVIRPGIVHRIDKDTSGLLMIAKTQLAQDSLSAQLKAKTNKREYLALVHGNIKENSGTIDAPLGRDHRDRKKFAVIDGGRHAVTHFTVLERFGNYTLIRCKLETGRTHQIRVHMAYIHHPLAGDPVYGPSRTLPGNGQFLHAATLGFKHPRTGEELEFSVPVPPIFQERLDELRRGIDKTRRIK